In Zingiber officinale cultivar Zhangliang chromosome 1A, Zo_v1.1, whole genome shotgun sequence, a genomic segment contains:
- the LOC122012289 gene encoding protein terminal ear1 homolog, translating into MANLNPHAAVYVPVRNYTPIYGYSPPLAPPNRLLVVLCNGVPYNFELCLQSYHPPLPLLPPPPPVFNAYYKPSPPSVVHLPKATLTLIDQAEEAMKPLEQFCITDQGNVGEEVGEENIEAACKGMPTRSALIWRRKSRHRMRKVDRRVKAMNYEFEFKKGEEGDAFGKIDQGKTTVMIRHLPNKLKKANLLSLLDKHCMEENQKIAKDDEGDNGKLSEFDFLYLPMDFKTGSNLGYAFVNFTSAIGACRLYDFLHNFDWKSVGSCKKCAVVYARIQGLRALQKHFQSSTFVCQSDDFLPVFFAPPRDGVNETEQRCVGKRLPLTPR; encoded by the exons ATGGCCAATCTTAATCCCCACGCCGCCGTCTACGTTCCGGTGCGCAATTATACTCCCATCTACGGTTACTCTCCTCCCTTGGCTCCACCTAATCGTCTGCTGGTTGTTCTCTGCAATGGCGTGCCTTACAACTTTGAGCTCTGTTTACAGAGCTACCATcctccacttcctcttcttcctcccccaCCTCCTGTTTTTAACGCATACTATAAGCCTTCGCCACCATCAGTAGTTCATCTTCCTAAAGCCACGCTGACACTGATAGACCAGGCGGAAGAGGCGATGAAGCCATTGGAGCAATTTTGCATTACTGATCAGGGTAATGTAGGGGAAGAGGTTGGAGAAGAGAACATCGAGGCAGCCTGCAAGGGCATGCCAACAAGGTCTGCGCTTATTTGGAGAAGGAAGAGTAGGCATCGGATGCGGAAGGTCGATAGGAGAGTTAAGGCAATGAATTACGAGTTTGAGTTCAAGAAAGGTGAGGAGGGTGATGCATTTGGGAAAATTGACCAGGGAAAGACTACTGTCATGATCAGGCATCTGCCTAATAAATTAAA GAAGGCGAATTTGCTGAGCTTGTTGGATAAACACTGCATGGAGGAGAACCAGAAGATAGCGAAGGATGATGAAGGGGATAATGGCAAGCTTTCAGAGTTTGACTTTTTGTATCTGCCGATGGATTTCAA GACCGGAAGCAACCTGGGTTACGCCTTTGTCAATTTCACCAGTGCAATTGGCGCCTGCAGACTCTACGATTTCCTGCACAACTTCGACTGGAAATCGGTTGGATCCTGCAAGAAATGCGCCGTGGTCTACGCGAGAATTCAG gGTTTGAGGGCATTGCAGAAACACTTTCAGAGCTCGACTTTTGTGTGCCAAAGCGACGACTTTCTTCCGGTGTTCTTTGCGCCACCGCGCGATGGCGTGAACGAGACAGAGCAGCGGTGCGTCGGCAAGCGTTTGCCGCTGACACCACGCTAG